In one Agathobacter rectalis ATCC 33656 genomic region, the following are encoded:
- a CDS encoding AAA family ATPase: protein MEILKLPVGIENFEDIRRSGFYYIDKTMFIEQFLNTWSEVTLFTRPRRFGKTLGMSMLRSFFEIGTDKSLFDGLYISQNKSLCDEYMGKYPVIFISLKDVEGLSYDEAFQVFSSIIGNEISKFSFLAESDKLTVWEKEQFKGLLYIEKGKFIFDNATFTTSLKLLSKLLYKHYGKKAVILIDEYDVPLDKAYQNGYYHEMVSLIRGLFGQALKTNDYLQFAILTGCLRISKESSFTGLNNFEIVSIMDSMYDECFGFTDKDVQEILTYFNLSEHYADVKEWYDGYHFGNANVYCPWDVINYVDLLRLEPTAKPQDFWSNSSENALVRNFIDKANVQTKYEIECLIAGEYIEKEISQELTYDEIDKSIANLWSVLFTTGYLTKQGVTDDGKVRLSIPNREIKNLFIKKIREWFSDTTANDGKTLEQFCNAFVDKDTEKIEELFGDYLWNTISIRDTAVAKDKKENFYHGILLGLLGYKANWLIKSNTESGTGYSDILVEVPNNRTGIVIELKYAENGDMDAACDEALKQDGMRNFIKYGIACFKKDCKVVVSE, encoded by the coding sequence ATGGAAATATTAAAACTGCCTGTTGGAATCGAAAATTTTGAAGATATACGAAGGTCTGGGTTTTATTATATTGATAAAACTATGTTTATTGAGCAGTTTTTAAATACTTGGAGTGAAGTAACGCTGTTCACCCGTCCAAGACGCTTTGGAAAAACTCTAGGCATGAGCATGTTGCGCTCATTTTTTGAGATTGGCACTGACAAATCACTGTTTGACGGATTATATATTTCACAAAATAAATCTCTTTGTGATGAGTATATGGGCAAATATCCTGTGATATTTATTTCACTTAAGGATGTCGAGGGTTTATCATATGATGAGGCATTTCAGGTATTCTCCAGCATCATAGGAAATGAAATCAGCAAATTCTCCTTTTTGGCAGAAAGTGATAAATTGACAGTTTGGGAAAAAGAACAATTCAAAGGATTACTTTATATAGAAAAAGGAAAGTTCATTTTTGACAATGCTACATTTACCACTTCATTAAAGCTTCTCTCAAAGCTTTTATATAAACATTACGGCAAAAAGGCAGTCATCCTGATAGATGAGTACGATGTGCCACTCGACAAGGCTTATCAGAACGGCTACTACCATGAGATGGTTTCACTCATCAGGGGCTTGTTCGGACAGGCGCTAAAGACCAACGATTACTTACAGTTTGCTATTTTGACAGGCTGTCTTCGCATATCAAAAGAAAGCAGCTTTACAGGCCTTAACAATTTTGAAATTGTTTCAATCATGGATTCAATGTATGACGAGTGCTTTGGCTTTACAGATAAAGATGTTCAGGAAATACTTACGTATTTTAATCTTTCAGAGCATTATGCAGATGTAAAAGAATGGTATGACGGATATCACTTTGGAAATGCCAATGTATACTGTCCGTGGGACGTGATAAATTACGTGGATCTGCTCAGATTGGAGCCTACTGCAAAGCCGCAGGATTTCTGGTCAAATTCAAGTGAAAATGCTTTAGTCAGAAACTTCATTGACAAGGCCAATGTCCAAACCAAGTATGAGATAGAGTGCCTGATAGCAGGCGAATACATTGAAAAAGAAATATCCCAGGAGCTGACCTACGATGAAATCGACAAAAGCATTGCAAACCTGTGGAGTGTGCTCTTCACCACCGGTTACCTGACCAAGCAGGGCGTGACCGATGATGGCAAGGTGCGTTTATCAATACCAAACCGTGAGATAAAAAATCTTTTCATAAAAAAAATCCGCGAATGGTTCAGCGATACAACTGCAAATGACGGAAAGACACTTGAACAATTCTGCAATGCATTTGTTGATAAGGATACTGAAAAAATAGAAGAGCTTTTTGGCGATTATCTCTGGAATACAATAAGCATAAGGGATACCGCAGTTGCCAAAGATAAAAAAGAAAATTTCTACCACGGTATACTGCTTGGTCTGCTGGGCTACAAAGCAAACTGGCTCATCAAATCAAACACCGAATCGGGCACCGGCTACAGTGATATCCTCGTTGAAGTTCCAAACAACCGAACCGGCATCGTGATAGAGCTTAAATATGCCGAAAACGGCGATATGGATGCAGCCTGCGATGAGGCACTGAAGCAGGATGGCATGCGCAATTTCATCAAGTATGGAATTGCTTGCTTTAAGAAGGATTGTAAGGTTGTGGTAAGTGAATAA